In Streptosporangiales bacterium, the genomic window ACTGGGCGTCGTCCACCAACGGCCGCAGCACCTCCTCGTTGTGCTGGCCGAGCAGCGGAGCGGGCAGCCGCACCTCGCCCGGCGTGGCGCCCATCCGCGGCGCGACGGCGTGCATCGCCACCGGGTCGCCGTCGACGTTCGGGCCGTCCACGACGACACCACGGGTAGCGAAGAACTCGGTCTGCAGCAGCTCGTCGATCGTGCTCACCGGACCGACCGTGACGCCCGCCTCGCCCATGGTGGCGAGGTTCTCCTCGACGGTGTGCTGGCCGAAGTACCCGCCGAGGATGGCGTCCAGCTCCTCGATGTTCGCCAGCCGCGCGGCGTTGTCGGTGAACCTCGGGTCGTCGACCAGCTCGGGACGGCCGATGGTGCGGAACAGCCGCTCGGTCATCACCTGGGTCGAACCGGACAGCGCCACGTACTTGCCGTCCTTGCACTGGTAGACGTTGCGAGGCGCGGAGGTACGCGACCGGCTACCGGTGCGGACGGGGACGTCGCCGTTCAGCTGGTAGACGGCGGCGAGCGGGCCGAGTACGGAGAACAGCGGCTCGAACAGCGAGAGGTCGATGACCTGGCCCTCGCCGGTGGCGTCCGCGTGCCGCAGGGCCATGGTGACGGCGAACGCGCCGTAGCTGCCCGACACCATGTCTGCGAGCGCGCCGGGCGGCAGCACCGGCTCGCGGTCGGCGAACCCGTTCATCGCCGCCAGGCCGGACATCGCCTCGATCAACGTGCCGAACCCCGGCTGCTGCGACATGGACCCGGTCTGCCCCCACCCGGAGACCCGCACCATGATCAGCCTGGGGTTGCGCGCGAGCAGGTCGTCCGGGCCGAAACCGAGCCGCTCCAGGGTGCCTGGCCTGAAGTTCTCCACGAACACGTCCGCCTCGTCGACGAGCCGGAGCAACAGCTCTCTCATGGTGGGGTGCTTGAGGTCGCAGGTGATGCTCCGCTTGTTCCGGCCGTACACCTTCCAGTGGATCTCGGTGCCGTCGACGCGCCAGTGCCTGAGCGTGTCACCCGACCCCGGCTGCTCAACCTTGATGACGTCTGCCCCGAAGTCGCCGAGCAGCATGGTCAACTGGTTGCCGGCGACCAACCGACTGAGGTCGAGAACTCGGACTCCGTCGAGCGGGTGGGTCGCCGGTGGCGTCATGCAGTCTCCTCCTCCACCTGGGTACTCGCCAATACTCCACTGGTGTACGTGCCGGGGAAGACGTAGGTCCCCGTTGCCGGCACGCGCAGCCACAGCTCCTCGCCGGAGACGGCGGTCGCGGACTCGACCACGACCCGCTGATCACCGTACTCCACCTCGTACTCGTACCTGCTGCCCGCGAACGACCGCTTCTTCATCCGCACCGGGATGACGTTGTCCGCATCGGCCGCGCCGTCACCTGCCGGGGCGACGTCCACGTGCTCGGCGCGGATACCCAGCGTCACGGAGCTGCCGACCTCGAACTTCTCCTCGGCGGCGACGGTGAGCTTCGCGTCCCCGCCGGTCACGG contains:
- a CDS encoding CoA transferase codes for the protein MTPPATHPLDGVRVLDLSRLVAGNQLTMLLGDFGADVIKVEQPGSGDTLRHWRVDGTEIHWKVYGRNKRSITCDLKHPTMRELLLRLVDEADVFVENFRPGTLERLGFGPDDLLARNPRLIMVRVSGWGQTGSMSQQPGFGTLIEAMSGLAAMNGFADREPVLPPGALADMVSGSYGAFAVTMALRHADATGEGQVIDLSLFEPLFSVLGPLAAVYQLNGDVPVRTGSRSRTSAPRNVYQCKDGKYVALSGSTQVMTERLFRTIGRPELVDDPRFTDNAARLANIEELDAILGGYFGQHTVEENLATMGEAGVTVGPVSTIDELLQTEFFATRGVVVDGPNVDGDPVAMHAVAPRMGATPGEVRLPAPLLGQHNEEVLRPLVDDAQWQQLVSDGVV